From a region of the Nyctibius grandis isolate bNycGra1 chromosome 10, bNycGra1.pri, whole genome shotgun sequence genome:
- the LOC137668021 gene encoding epidermal differentiation-specific protein-like, producing the protein MNRITVYERANFEGLSREFTCDVPDLHELDFGDCIASLKVEGQPWIAYTDPKYEGEPHAFEEGEYPSVGRPNSFSALRLVHHDLGDPQITLYERPNFQGACKVVTEETNLAYGYFNDRVASHVVQRGVWLLYQHPGRGGWHCLAWPGERLADYKPDLNFQARLSHLRPLRPGQPQVSARLLWEQKRVEAEREVLVDEIEGVNETDSEQVLAASSSREYATTLWQSFHFSNATSLKAGLSFTLTVEASNVFTVQKGRSESSTRRERVEVQLPAKIPPRTALSIQVLRKEVTLSVPVLLTITQNETVRTEMGEYRSVSGTNISAHYSLKPLPAAGREQAATEGTETVPGTRTEL; encoded by the coding sequence ATGAACCGGATCACGGTGTACGAGCGTGCCAACTTCGAGGGGCTGAGCCGGGAATTCACCTGTGACGTGCCCGACCTGCACGAGCTGGATTTCGGGGACTGCATCGCCTCCCTGAAGGTGGAGGGGCAGCCCTGGATCGCCTACACAGACCCCAAGTACGAGGGGGAGCCGCATGCCTTCGAGGAGGGCGAGTACCCCTCCGTAGGGCGCCCCAACAGCTTCTCAGCGCTGCGCCTCGTGCACCACGACCTGGGGGACCCTCAGATCACCCTCTACGAGCGCCCCAACTTCCAAGGAGCCTGCAAGGTGGTGACAGAGGAGACCAACTTGGCGTACGGGTACTTCAACGACCGAGTGGCCTCTCACGTGGTGCAGCGAGGCGTTTGGCTGCTCTACCAGCACCCTGGACGGGGCGGTTGGCACTGCCTGGCATGGCCCGGTGAGCGTCTCGCCGACTACAAACCCGACCTGAACTTCCAAGCTCGGCTGTCCCACCTACGCCCGCTGCGACCTGGGCAGCCCCAGGTCTCGGCACGTCTCCTCTGGGAGCAGAAGCGGGTGGAGGCGGAGCGGGAGGTGCTGGTGGATGAGATTGAAGGGGTAAATGAGACGGACTCGGAGCAGGtgctggcagccagcagcagccggGAGTACGCCACGACGCTCTGGCAGAGCTTCCACTTCAGCAACGCCACCAGCCTCAAAGCCGGGCTCTCCTTCACCTTGACCGTGGAAGCCTCGAACGTCTTCACGGTTCAGAAAGGACGCAGCGAATCCAGCACCCGCCGGGAACGCGTTGAGGTGCAGCTGCCAGCGAAGATCCCCCCGCGCACGGCGCTCAGCATCCAGGTCTTGCGGAAGGAGGTGACGCTTTCCGTCCCGGTCCTGCTCACCATCACCCAGAATGAAACCGTCCGGACGGAGATGGGTGAATACCGCAGCGTTTCGGGTACCAACATCAGCGCTCACTATAGCTTGAagcctctgcctgctgcaggcagggagcaggcagccaCTGAGGGGACGGAGACGGTGCCGGGCACCAGGACGGAGCTATAG